The following are encoded in a window of Octopus sinensis linkage group LG23, ASM634580v1, whole genome shotgun sequence genomic DNA:
- the LOC115223511 gene encoding transcription elongation factor 1 homolog yields the protein MGRRKKARKPPPKRKAIEPLDLIFNCPFCNHEKSCEVKMDRNRNTGIISCSVCLEDFQTSINYLSEPVDVYSDWIDACESANQ from the exons ATGGGTCGGAGAAAGAAGGCACGTAAACCACCACCCAAAAGGAAGGCAATAGAACCACTGGACCTTATTTTTAATTGTCCATTTTGTAATCACGAAAAGTCCTGTGAagtaaaaat GGATCGGAACCGCAACACTGGAATTATTAGCTGCAGTGTATGTCTGGAAGATTTTCAAACCAGCATAAATT ATTTGTCAGAACCAGTCGATGTCTACAGCGACTGGATTGATGCTTGTGAATCAGCTAACCAGTGA
- the LOC118767649 gene encoding uncharacterized protein LOC118767649 — translation MLRQFHDGMQARVALGGGQSDYFNVEVSVKQGCILGPVLFNVFLVAVTLLSRYDLKNGSIQDNQLRNTEKFTYLGSIISSNGVIGHEIQNRIHLASSAFGRLKDGVLLNRVLNLSTQIEVYRAVVLSMLLFASETWTCQTPRILSYSLSPVHSSSDLERQDPTYRDPGMSEIDQHRMYDPQTSNVLGGACYQDAGKPYTQDCPFWGVSRG, via the exons ATGCTCCGCCAGTTCCATGATGGCATGCAAGCACGTGTTGCATTGGGTGGTGGCCAGTCTGACTACTTCAACGTTGAAGTCAGTGTTAAACAAGGCTGCATCTTGGGCCCTGTCCTCTTCAATGTGTTCCTTGTGGCTGTGACCTTACTATCTCGCTACGACCT CAAAAATGGTTCGATTCAAGACAACCAGCTAAGGAACACTGAGAAATTCACCTATTTGGGTAGCATTATCTCAAGCAATGGGGTCATTGGCCATGAAATTCAGAATCGCATCCACCTTGCCTCCTCCGCTTTTGGACGTCTCAAGGATGGGGTCTTGCTTAATCGTGTTCTGAATCTCTCCACCCAAATCGAGGTTTATCGTGCGGTTGTGCTTTCCATGCTTCTGTTTgcctcagaaacctggacatgtCAAACTCCTCGAATCCTTTCATATTCGCTGTCTCCAGTGCATTCTTCATCTGACCTGGAAAGACAAGATCCCACATACAGAGATCCTGGGATGAGCGAAATTGACCAGCATCGAATGTATGATCCTCAAACGTCAAATGTGCTTGGTGGGGCATGTTATCAGGATGCTGGAAAACCGTATACCCAAGATTGTCCTTTTTGGGGAGTTAGCAGAGGGTAA